In Salinigranum marinum, one DNA window encodes the following:
- a CDS encoding lipopolysaccharide biosynthesis protein — protein MKSLREYLKRLTPTGSTGSQITKSLVWFGSQNAVGRVIQLSMLVILARLIGPTELGLAGIVLLALSALRRFTNIGLNEALIYQQDENVDDYLDTVWVLEIARGVLLGGIIYLSAPLVASFFGEPRARGLLQVVAIVPVIISLNNPGIVYFDKNLDFHNQFAYQIGSSIVRFVVSVGYAFIDPTAWAFVVGFLAENVTRLVLSFVIDDYRPWLRFDLDAAKELIDYGKWMTGSSILIFLNTEGDDAFVGWLIGPAALGLYQYGYRLSNAPATEITQVISRVMFPAFSKLQNDIERLRNVYLKTLRMTVLVSMPAAFGIAAVTPTFVSAFLGPEWTGMIIPMQILAGYGLLRSIGKTFGPVWKATGRPDIITKFSVLRFVLIAALIYPLTSRYGITGTALTVTVIYVFPMMPLDIYVMKRTINATYGEILYEFFYPLVASVAMFAGVWFVHLTVDIAPLFKFALLTVTGAVLYAASVLVLESQSDWDIRQNINTLVANIKS, from the coding sequence ATGAAATCCCTGAGAGAATATCTGAAACGGTTGACCCCGACAGGAAGCACGGGTTCGCAGATAACGAAAAGTCTCGTGTGGTTCGGGAGCCAGAACGCGGTCGGCCGCGTTATTCAGCTCTCCATGCTGGTCATTCTCGCGAGGCTGATCGGACCGACAGAACTCGGTCTCGCCGGGATCGTCCTGCTTGCGCTCAGCGCGCTCCGCCGATTCACCAACATCGGATTGAACGAGGCATTGATCTATCAACAAGACGAGAACGTCGATGACTATCTCGACACCGTCTGGGTGTTAGAGATCGCTCGGGGTGTCCTGCTTGGAGGCATTATATACTTGAGTGCTCCACTCGTCGCCTCCTTCTTCGGGGAGCCGCGGGCCCGAGGGTTACTCCAAGTCGTGGCTATTGTCCCGGTAATCATCAGTCTCAACAATCCCGGAATCGTCTACTTCGACAAGAACCTCGACTTTCACAACCAGTTCGCGTACCAGATCGGGTCAAGCATCGTCCGGTTCGTCGTCTCGGTCGGCTACGCGTTCATCGATCCGACGGCGTGGGCTTTCGTCGTCGGGTTCCTCGCTGAGAACGTCACTCGGTTGGTGCTCTCGTTCGTCATCGACGACTACCGGCCCTGGCTCCGGTTCGACCTGGATGCCGCGAAGGAACTCATCGACTACGGGAAGTGGATGACTGGGTCGTCAATCCTGATCTTCCTAAACACCGAAGGTGACGACGCGTTCGTGGGGTGGCTCATCGGCCCGGCCGCGCTCGGACTCTACCAGTACGGCTACCGGCTCTCCAACGCGCCGGCGACGGAGATCACCCAGGTGATCTCGCGTGTGATGTTTCCGGCGTTCTCGAAGCTACAGAACGACATTGAACGGTTGCGCAACGTGTATTTGAAGACGCTTCGGATGACCGTCTTGGTGAGCATGCCCGCGGCTTTCGGGATTGCCGCGGTCACACCCACGTTCGTCAGTGCGTTCTTGGGTCCGGAGTGGACGGGCATGATCATCCCGATGCAGATCCTGGCCGGCTACGGACTGCTACGGTCGATTGGGAAGACGTTCGGTCCGGTCTGGAAGGCGACTGGTCGACCGGATATTATCACGAAGTTCAGCGTGCTTCGGTTCGTCCTCATCGCCGCGTTGATTTATCCGCTAACGTCCAGATACGGCATCACGGGGACTGCGCTCACTGTCACTGTGATATACGTCTTCCCGATGATGCCGCTCGATATCTACGTCATGAAGCGGACGATCAACGCCACGTACGGCGAGATACTCTACGAGTTCTTCTACCCGCTCGTTGCCAGCGTCGCCATGTTCGCCGGCGTCTGGTTCGTCCACCTCACCGTCGACATCGCGCCACTGTTCAAATTCGCGCTCCTCACCGTCACCGGGGCCGTCCTGTATGCGGCGAGTGTACTCGTCCTTGAATCCCAGTCCGACTGGGATATCAGACAGAACATCAATACACTAGTGGCGAATATTAAGAGCTGA
- a CDS encoding polysaccharide pyruvyl transferase family protein: protein MDTISLAYAYGWRNSGDLAINQGSIAYLNSLAPAVIPRTVSIHPQQSTEFRETETKVAYDDLRFEFIGGPMRYNPKAQSCLEKVISLAGDGFRYATDRIGGSIHRSLGTQMAHEIRDSDFFFYNGGNLIHHNRSLSYLLGVLYPLQIAKQYDVPYGLLPHTIFDIEGRYQPLIQSVLNGSEFIWTRDSRSYEYLTSEFSLSAPVRNGIDTAFFLSDVDERAVNVSSSSSGEGKIAVVPRFSSLGDTGDLTDDGVEATLKQSMQRLTENGYDVNLTVQTKVEQQWARENQQFLDHNGISVFRSFSPKQLRAHYSDVDLLITMRLHAGIFALSVGTPAIGLYREQWGPKTPGTWKTLEIDEYALPCEQMTVGGILQLSEDVLDDRVTISNRILRNIDEKREYMLEETRALMDEVA, encoded by the coding sequence ATGGACACCATATCGTTGGCGTACGCGTACGGGTGGCGGAACTCGGGCGACCTGGCAATCAATCAAGGATCGATCGCGTATCTCAACTCGTTGGCACCGGCTGTGATCCCACGAACCGTGTCGATACATCCACAGCAGTCGACCGAGTTCCGCGAGACGGAAACGAAGGTCGCGTATGACGATCTCCGATTCGAGTTCATTGGGGGGCCGATGCGGTACAACCCGAAGGCACAGTCGTGCCTCGAGAAGGTGATCAGCCTCGCCGGTGACGGGTTCCGGTACGCCACGGACCGAATTGGGGGATCTATTCACCGAAGTCTCGGCACGCAAATGGCACACGAGATTCGGGATTCGGACTTCTTTTTCTACAACGGTGGGAACTTGATCCACCACAACAGAAGTCTCTCGTATCTGCTCGGGGTGCTCTATCCGCTCCAGATCGCCAAACAGTACGATGTCCCGTATGGTCTGCTTCCACACACGATATTCGACATCGAGGGTCGGTACCAGCCGCTGATACAGTCCGTACTCAACGGGAGCGAGTTCATCTGGACGCGGGATAGTCGGAGTTACGAGTACCTCACGTCAGAGTTCTCGCTCTCTGCTCCAGTCCGCAACGGCATCGATACGGCCTTCTTTTTGAGCGATGTCGACGAGCGGGCAGTCAATGTATCCTCCTCGTCCTCCGGGGAGGGGAAGATCGCTGTCGTTCCCCGGTTCTCCAGTCTTGGGGACACTGGAGACCTGACCGACGACGGGGTCGAAGCGACATTAAAACAGTCGATGCAGCGGTTGACTGAGAACGGGTATGACGTGAATCTGACCGTGCAGACGAAGGTCGAACAACAGTGGGCCCGCGAGAATCAACAGTTCCTCGACCACAACGGGATCAGCGTGTTCAGATCGTTCAGTCCGAAGCAACTGCGAGCGCATTACTCCGACGTCGACCTTCTGATCACGATGCGGCTTCACGCAGGAATCTTTGCGCTTTCAGTGGGTACGCCCGCGATTGGACTGTACCGCGAACAGTGGGGTCCGAAGACACCCGGGACGTGGAAGACACTTGAGATCGACGAGTACGCGCTCCCGTGTGAGCAGATGACCGTCGGCGGAATCCTCCAGTTGTCAGAGGATGTCCTTGATGATCGAGTGACGATCAGTAATCGGATACTTCGGAACATCGATGAGAAGCGAGAGTATATGCTAGAAGAGACGCGAGCACTGATGGACGAAGTGGCGTAA
- a CDS encoding transposase has translation MSSATLQDDPSVDSFFNAVETETLALFEHLSFEFLEEFDVFAPAKTGRTRDHEPPELMRGFLHCYYKDIYGIRPVERELRNTVVWLSCGFDRPPSRDAVDRFLTDLEHVVDKVFDHLVEQAARRGLLDLTYCIDSTDVRAMPADPDASKCYDPTDDEYYYGYGCTIVSTGQKIPIGAEFTESKQAPEETAMRVTRDALAVATPIWMVGDSAYDTLDWHDHLLTAGVVPVAPYNARNADDPKDIEYRVEDRITEHGEDVQLKQSTLDETYNRRSGVERTNESVKDCGLGRTHARGRVHARAQVFLALCLRLVVAITNYERGDNPGSTVITV, from the coding sequence ATGAGTTCAGCGACCCTGCAAGATGATCCTTCGGTAGACTCGTTCTTCAATGCCGTGGAGACAGAGACGCTAGCGCTGTTCGAGCACCTCTCTTTCGAGTTTCTCGAAGAGTTCGACGTGTTCGCCCCGGCGAAGACGGGGCGAACACGAGACCACGAACCACCAGAACTGATGCGTGGCTTTCTCCACTGCTACTACAAGGACATCTACGGCATTCGTCCCGTTGAACGAGAGCTTCGGAACACGGTCGTCTGGCTGAGCTGTGGATTCGATCGACCGCCGTCGAGAGACGCGGTCGATCGCTTTCTCACCGATCTTGAACACGTCGTTGACAAGGTGTTCGACCACCTCGTCGAGCAGGCCGCCCGGCGCGGCCTGCTCGACTTGACCTACTGTATCGATTCAACAGACGTGAGGGCGATGCCCGCCGATCCAGACGCCTCAAAGTGCTACGATCCAACCGACGACGAGTACTACTACGGCTACGGCTGTACGATCGTCTCGACCGGGCAAAAGATCCCGATCGGAGCGGAGTTCACCGAGAGTAAGCAAGCGCCAGAAGAGACGGCGATGCGCGTCACGCGTGACGCGCTCGCCGTCGCCACACCGATCTGGATGGTCGGTGACAGCGCCTACGACACGCTCGACTGGCACGACCACCTGCTGACCGCAGGGGTCGTGCCAGTCGCTCCATACAACGCCCGGAACGCTGATGACCCGAAAGACATTGAGTACAGGGTCGAAGACCGCATCACCGAACACGGCGAGGACGTTCAGTTGAAGCAGTCCACGTTGGATGAGACGTACAACCGCCGTAGTGGAGTCGAACGAACCAACGAATCAGTGAAGGACTGCGGCCTCGGGCGAACGCACGCCCGAGGCCGCGTCCACGCACGGGCGCAGGTATTTCTCGCCCTGTGCCTTCGCCTCGTCGTCGCAATCACCAACTACGAACGTGGAGACAATCCGGGAAGTACCGTGATCACGGTGTGA
- a CDS encoding right-handed parallel beta-helix repeat-containing protein, whose amino-acid sequence MGGKFSRRRLLIAGGTATALVMGVGYRLLGQSPPARGQPSDPTETPEETETSTTEAPPTGAENIKDYGAEPNPEDPNLESAVRNTKALRAAATAAGEGGTIYVPPGTYFFGQEDRTSNVGFGENEPAGISIVGDGPSKSTLALTEHLDNGDESHVLFKYRNVSHGEIEIRDIAIDGNYENLGNLIEAERASRAFEMNGTGSISFNNVFFRGIYTTALRLREFNASIDRCTFEEIGIGGKDHGGSGHAVETYVKYGDELTIRRCSFRRIGSFAVNWRYNDGAIVMEDCHVSGTGTGIVKLSTGNRLEIRNSYLEAHTEWLTEHISTPDGEVPFHGRHFINKLFERGERVPTVVLENVEFHDCTHEAFKIRQAPIELHGDMIALHRASGPYNEEEGDNAVFRDYAWTGSAIRNIDIKRLSVHDARGDVFEVPNSNGAIETLNRRGNAGLGTVGDVEIETDNVDAEAFRPAVVSRDEVGCSFDS is encoded by the coding sequence ATGGGTGGGAAGTTCAGTCGGCGGAGACTTCTGATCGCGGGCGGTACAGCGACTGCACTAGTTATGGGTGTCGGTTACCGGCTACTGGGGCAGTCACCACCCGCCCGTGGCCAGCCGTCTGACCCCACCGAGACACCGGAAGAGACCGAAACATCGACTACCGAAGCGCCCCCCACGGGGGCCGAGAACATCAAAGACTACGGTGCGGAACCGAACCCGGAAGATCCCAACCTAGAATCAGCGGTACGGAACACGAAGGCGCTTCGAGCAGCCGCCACCGCCGCTGGGGAGGGCGGAACGATCTACGTTCCTCCGGGAACCTATTTTTTCGGTCAGGAAGATCGAACGAGCAACGTAGGATTCGGCGAGAACGAGCCCGCCGGTATCTCGATAGTCGGCGATGGCCCAAGTAAGTCCACGTTAGCGCTCACCGAACATCTCGACAACGGAGACGAGTCCCACGTCCTGTTCAAGTACAGAAACGTCTCACACGGTGAGATAGAGATACGGGACATCGCCATCGACGGGAACTACGAGAACCTCGGCAACCTGATCGAGGCCGAGCGGGCAAGCCGAGCGTTCGAGATGAACGGAACCGGAAGCATCAGCTTCAACAACGTGTTCTTTCGTGGTATATACACTACCGCACTCCGACTGCGGGAATTCAACGCGTCGATCGATCGCTGCACGTTCGAGGAGATCGGGATCGGGGGAAAGGATCACGGAGGGTCAGGCCACGCCGTGGAGACGTACGTCAAGTACGGTGACGAGCTTACCATCAGACGCTGTTCTTTCAGACGCATCGGGAGTTTCGCCGTGAATTGGCGGTACAACGACGGCGCGATCGTCATGGAGGACTGCCACGTCAGCGGAACCGGGACGGGGATCGTCAAACTCTCCACCGGGAACCGCCTCGAGATCCGAAATTCGTACTTGGAGGCACACACCGAGTGGCTTACAGAGCATATCTCGACCCCGGATGGCGAAGTTCCGTTCCACGGACGGCATTTCATAAACAAGCTGTTCGAACGAGGGGAGCGAGTCCCGACGGTGGTGCTAGAGAACGTCGAGTTCCACGACTGCACGCACGAAGCGTTCAAGATACGGCAAGCACCGATCGAACTACATGGGGACATGATCGCACTGCATCGAGCGTCGGGTCCGTACAACGAGGAGGAGGGTGACAACGCGGTGTTCCGGGACTACGCCTGGACGGGTAGCGCGATACGGAACATCGATATCAAGCGCCTTTCAGTTCACGACGCGAGGGGAGACGTGTTCGAGGTACCGAACTCGAATGGGGCGATCGAGACGCTCAACCGCCGTGGTAATGCCGGACTCGGAACAGTCGGAGATGTCGAAATCGAGACGGACAACGT
- a CDS encoding glycosyltransferase family A protein, giving the protein MSDHETPLVSVVIPTYGRAQLLSEAVHSVLNQSYQNIELLIVDDASPEPVADQLGDLPPDQVASIEFIRHEENKGANVARNTGIKSASGDYIAFLDDDDRWMEEKISRQVETFAEADSGVGVVYTWLKVERAGETTIQTPSSRGDVLEDLIRGESLGQFSSVMVDTSAIEAVGMTDERFPIWQDREWFFRLATHCNFEVVPEPLTIRKKGHDDQISSGLRKQADVAYPLFLSKHRQTAAKRGRRYEQLFISSLRLSIGKTALYCDQYGEARYWFFLSVAAYPFRRSSYPYLFATLGGEITYQAVQVIKGSV; this is encoded by the coding sequence ATGAGCGACCACGAGACACCGTTGGTGAGTGTAGTGATCCCGACCTATGGACGCGCCCAGTTGTTGTCAGAGGCCGTCCACAGTGTTCTCAACCAGTCATACCAGAACATTGAACTCCTCATCGTTGACGACGCGTCCCCCGAACCGGTTGCTGACCAACTCGGTGACCTCCCCCCCGATCAGGTCGCGTCGATTGAGTTCATCCGCCACGAGGAGAATAAAGGAGCAAACGTCGCTCGGAACACCGGAATCAAATCGGCTAGTGGCGACTACATCGCGTTTCTGGATGACGACGATCGATGGATGGAAGAGAAGATCAGTCGCCAAGTCGAGACGTTCGCCGAGGCCGACTCTGGTGTCGGCGTCGTGTACACTTGGCTGAAAGTAGAGAGAGCGGGAGAAACCACGATTCAGACACCCTCTTCACGCGGTGACGTGCTTGAAGACCTTATCAGAGGAGAGAGCCTCGGTCAATTCTCCTCGGTCATGGTCGATACCTCCGCAATTGAGGCAGTGGGGATGACCGACGAACGGTTTCCGATCTGGCAGGACCGAGAGTGGTTCTTCCGACTCGCCACTCACTGCAACTTTGAGGTGGTCCCCGAACCACTAACGATCAGGAAAAAAGGACACGATGACCAGATCAGTAGCGGACTGCGAAAGCAAGCCGACGTCGCATACCCGCTCTTTCTCAGCAAGCACCGTCAGACCGCAGCCAAGCGTGGGCGACGATACGAACAGCTCTTCATAAGTTCGTTACGCCTGTCAATCGGCAAAACGGCACTGTACTGCGACCAATACGGGGAGGCGAGGTATTGGTTCTTTTTGAGCGTCGCCGCGTATCCGTTCCGTCGCAGCAGCTACCCATACCTGTTTGCGACACTTGGTGGGGAGATCACGTACCAAGCTGTACAAGTAATAAAGGGTTCAGTGTAG
- a CDS encoding nucleotide sugar dehydrogenase, which translates to MTLYVVGLGYIGLPTALLAARDRRVVGVDIDTRKVETLNDGALPFEEPGLGDLFEETRDNFSARTSLPDTAPASEGGDTYLIATPTPLEEQTRVADLRHVRAAVEDVASVLRPGDTVVLESTVPPGTSARLVGPLLQESGLESDEFGYAYCPERAIPGNTLYEMTHNDRVVGTENPMSTDTVFDLYSFVEGEIRVTDPTTAEFVKLAENTHRDVNIAIANEFATLAEQYGIDGRRAIELANQHPRVDILNPGPGVGGHCLPIDPNFLTQQSTQARLIVAARDINDSMTSHSLGLVRGLVSEVTRPRITVLGVAYKGNVDDTRRTPAHRFCLLAENEGYDIRLHDPHAEEFSRPLSEFDQAVAGSDCLVILTDHDEYLTLDPDSLVSRMRHANIVDTRGLIDDSRWDESGFSVHVLGDGSRPSTDRPNRT; encoded by the coding sequence ATGACTCTCTACGTTGTCGGACTCGGGTATATCGGACTCCCAACGGCGCTCCTCGCCGCGCGCGACCGGCGAGTCGTCGGCGTCGACATCGACACACGAAAGGTGGAGACGCTCAACGACGGTGCCCTCCCGTTTGAGGAACCCGGACTCGGCGACCTGTTCGAGGAGACACGAGACAACTTCTCCGCTCGAACCTCGCTCCCGGACACGGCCCCGGCATCCGAGGGGGGAGATACGTATCTGATCGCGACACCGACGCCACTCGAGGAACAGACGCGCGTCGCCGACCTCCGTCACGTGCGGGCCGCGGTCGAGGACGTCGCCTCAGTCCTGCGTCCCGGCGACACGGTCGTGCTCGAATCGACAGTCCCCCCGGGTACCTCGGCACGACTCGTCGGGCCGTTGCTCCAAGAATCCGGACTCGAATCCGACGAGTTCGGCTACGCGTACTGTCCGGAACGAGCGATCCCCGGGAACACGCTCTACGAGATGACGCACAACGACAGAGTAGTCGGCACGGAGAACCCGATGTCGACGGACACCGTCTTCGACCTCTACAGTTTCGTTGAGGGAGAGATCAGGGTGACCGACCCGACGACGGCCGAGTTCGTCAAACTCGCGGAGAACACCCACCGAGACGTTAACATCGCGATCGCCAACGAGTTCGCGACGCTGGCGGAACAGTACGGCATCGACGGGCGAAGAGCCATCGAGTTGGCTAACCAGCACCCCCGGGTCGACATCCTGAACCCCGGCCCCGGCGTCGGAGGGCACTGTCTCCCGATCGATCCGAACTTCCTCACACAGCAATCGACTCAGGCGCGGCTGATCGTGGCCGCTCGTGACATCAACGACTCGATGACGAGCCACTCGCTGGGGCTGGTCCGAGGACTGGTCAGCGAGGTCACCCGGCCCCGAATCACGGTCCTCGGGGTGGCGTACAAGGGCAACGTCGACGACACGCGTCGAACACCAGCCCATCGGTTCTGTCTCCTCGCCGAGAACGAGGGATACGACATCCGGCTCCACGACCCACACGCCGAGGAGTTCAGCCGCCCGCTCAGTGAGTTCGACCAAGCAGTCGCGGGGAGCGACTGTCTCGTGATCCTCACAGACCACGACGAGTATCTGACGCTCGACCCGGACTCTCTCGTGTCGCGTATGAGGCACGCGAACATCGTCGACACGCGGGGGCTCATCGACGACTCACGGTGGGATGAGTCAGGGTTCAGCGTCCACGTTCTCGGTGACGGTAGTCGGCCGTCGACTGATCGACCGAACCGCACGTAG
- a CDS encoding IS1595 family transposase, which yields MIPLDVFSSESLAADLLQQVRWRDGVSCPRCRSDRTVRNGSYGAFQRYLCKDCDRTFNDKTGTIFAHSKVALRKWLFSIYAFLRFNTSLRQLQREIGVTYKTMHRRVERFTRALDAPRLDLVGPVEIDELYVSAGLKGRERDQESRSRGLSQRGRGRYDQDKPPIFTLVDRGTGQRYVVPAKSADESTVRLLLEEHEEESLTVYTDGFRAYDPLEDDDEFDREYVVHGDGEYADGDVHVNTCESHASLARRWLSPHRGISKDKLTQYLRAFQLRSELFRKPGRQALKHAVEATL from the coding sequence ATGATTCCGCTCGATGTGTTTAGCTCGGAATCGCTCGCAGCGGACCTGTTACAGCAGGTTCGCTGGCGTGACGGTGTTTCTTGCCCTCGCTGCCGTTCTGACCGGACGGTCAGAAACGGCAGCTATGGGGCGTTTCAACGCTATCTGTGTAAGGATTGCGACCGCACGTTCAACGATAAGACGGGCACAATCTTCGCTCACTCGAAGGTTGCGCTCCGCAAGTGGTTGTTCTCGATCTACGCGTTCTTGCGATTCAACACGAGTCTCCGGCAACTTCAGCGAGAGATCGGAGTGACCTACAAGACGATGCATCGGCGCGTCGAGCGCTTTACCAGAGCGCTCGACGCGCCTCGTCTCGATCTTGTTGGACCGGTTGAGATCGACGAACTGTACGTCTCTGCCGGACTGAAAGGCCGCGAGCGCGACCAAGAGTCGCGCTCGCGTGGACTCTCACAACGCGGACGCGGAAGGTACGATCAAGACAAGCCGCCGATCTTCACACTCGTTGACCGTGGAACTGGACAGCGATACGTCGTTCCCGCGAAATCCGCCGACGAATCGACGGTGCGACTCCTCCTTGAAGAACACGAGGAGGAGTCGCTGACCGTCTACACCGATGGATTTCGGGCATACGACCCACTAGAGGACGACGACGAGTTCGACCGCGAATACGTCGTCCACGGTGACGGCGAATACGCGGATGGAGACGTTCACGTGAACACCTGCGAGAGCCACGCGTCGCTGGCGCGACGGTGGCTCTCGCCCCATCGAGGTATCTCGAAAGACAAGTTGACACAGTATCTTCGCGCCTTCCAGCTACGCAGCGAACTCTTCAGAAAACCCGGTCGACAAGCACTCAAGCACGCTGTCGAAGCGACTCTCTGA
- a CDS encoding DUF1616 domain-containing protein has protein sequence MRREHRCGLFLFQNIISKLMRTDSVESESALRRVLFLLDLVIIVVVTLLAVGPQYAPQLSGTLFRVGIGIVFVLFVPGYALVSALFPSRAPCDDKQLPELGEQANARLQDVSSTERIVLSVGLSLGIVPLVGLFLNFVAVSITSGAVLQALGSITVFLIAVAVYRRLRLPAEERYTADPTVLLSLGEGWVSNAEDPTERVLNVLLIVGLVLAMSGIVYAVAAPQQGETYTEFYILSENPETSNLTADNYPTEFESGSGNSIYVGIENAEQQTVTYTVVVELQRFQDRDEQSVLVQETELNRFQATLAHNQTYLQEHDVRPTIRGESLRLTFLLYQDTPPGDPDIGNAYRHLHIWIDSGA, from the coding sequence GTGAGGAGGGAACACCGTTGCGGGCTATTTTTATTCCAGAACATAATATCAAAGCTCATGCGTACCGACTCGGTCGAGAGTGAATCTGCGTTACGGCGCGTCTTGTTCCTACTCGATCTTGTTATCATCGTCGTCGTTACACTCCTCGCCGTGGGACCGCAGTACGCCCCCCAGCTCAGTGGAACCCTGTTTCGAGTCGGGATCGGCATCGTGTTCGTCCTCTTCGTACCGGGTTACGCCCTCGTCTCGGCGCTGTTCCCGTCACGAGCGCCATGCGACGACAAACAGCTCCCCGAGTTGGGTGAGCAAGCGAACGCCCGGCTGCAGGACGTCTCCAGTACCGAGCGGATCGTCCTCTCGGTCGGTCTGAGTCTCGGGATCGTCCCACTGGTAGGCCTGTTTTTAAACTTCGTTGCAGTGTCGATCACGTCCGGGGCAGTGCTACAGGCCCTCGGAAGTATCACGGTGTTTTTGATCGCTGTCGCGGTATATCGTCGGCTCCGATTGCCTGCCGAGGAACGCTACACGGCCGATCCGACGGTATTGCTCTCTCTCGGAGAAGGCTGGGTGTCTAATGCCGAGGACCCTACCGAGCGAGTGCTGAACGTCCTCCTCATCGTCGGACTCGTTCTCGCTATGAGCGGTATCGTCTATGCTGTCGCTGCCCCCCAACAAGGGGAGACGTACACTGAGTTCTACATCCTCTCGGAGAACCCGGAGACGAGCAACCTCACCGCAGACAACTACCCGACGGAGTTCGAGTCCGGATCAGGGAACTCCATCTACGTGGGTATCGAGAACGCGGAACAACAGACGGTCACCTACACCGTCGTCGTCGAACTCCAGCGCTTCCAAGACCGCGACGAGCAGTCGGTGCTGGTCCAAGAGACCGAACTGAACCGGTTCCAAGCGACGCTCGCACACAACCAGACGTATCTGCAAGAACACGACGTCCGGCCGACGATTCGAGGAGAGTCGCTCAGACTGACGTTCCTGCTATATCAGGACACGCCGCCTGGCGATCCGGACATCGGGAACGCGTATCGCCATCTTCACATCTGGATCGACTCGGGTGCGTGA
- a CDS encoding glycosyltransferase family 4 protein, which yields MSGDTRRVVFVSQRYPPEQGGNASRIRDTAINLTEEGWDVTVLSPVKSYPFGEFERSRAWHTRESDGEITIHRFWTWQPQTADPAFLQRLAYFALFALHALWWLLRNIRQYDVVITSSPPITTELPGIVVSMFGKPWITDIRDLWIDAAVSLGHIEAGGLPERVARRFQGFALRTADRITVTTDATTNTLEETYGSGLSSKTVLIPNGVDTDQFHPGGGDTDTDRPVVVYTGNIGSAQDLHACVRAMAHLSNQDAVLRLVGSGDVEGELKRLADDLSLNSRVKFTGLVPRETVPTILSEATVGIAPLKDTDALKYAMPTKVYEYMACGLPTLVTGGDHIEWFVRESGGGVHVENDPERIAEALDELLGDQAYRDELAARGHDYVVEHYTRDEIARRLSDELVEVVGANDATSTGLSRQHTETAR from the coding sequence ATGTCCGGTGACACACGCCGGGTCGTCTTCGTCTCACAACGGTACCCACCAGAACAGGGCGGCAATGCATCTCGGATCCGTGATACAGCGATCAATCTCACCGAAGAGGGGTGGGACGTGACCGTGCTCTCCCCGGTGAAGTCCTACCCGTTCGGCGAGTTCGAGCGGTCACGAGCGTGGCACACGAGGGAGTCAGACGGCGAGATTACGATCCATCGGTTCTGGACGTGGCAGCCACAGACGGCCGATCCAGCCTTTCTTCAACGCCTCGCGTATTTCGCACTGTTCGCCCTCCACGCCCTGTGGTGGCTTCTCCGGAACATCCGTCAGTATGACGTCGTTATCACCTCTAGTCCGCCGATCACGACAGAGCTTCCGGGAATCGTCGTTTCGATGTTCGGAAAGCCCTGGATCACCGACATCAGAGACCTCTGGATCGATGCCGCGGTCTCGCTAGGACATATCGAGGCGGGCGGACTCCCCGAACGTGTGGCTCGGCGGTTCCAGGGGTTCGCATTGCGAACCGCCGACCGGATCACCGTCACGACTGACGCGACGACCAACACCCTTGAGGAGACCTACGGTTCCGGACTTTCCTCCAAGACGGTGTTGATCCCGAACGGCGTCGACACCGATCAGTTCCACCCGGGCGGCGGTGACACCGATACCGACCGCCCGGTCGTCGTCTACACAGGAAACATCGGGAGCGCGCAGGACCTGCACGCCTGTGTACGAGCGATGGCACACCTCTCGAATCAAGACGCGGTACTGCGACTCGTTGGGAGTGGCGACGTGGAAGGGGAGCTAAAACGCCTCGCGGACGACCTCTCCCTGAACAGTCGGGTCAAGTTCACAGGCCTCGTACCACGTGAGACAGTACCCACGATCCTCAGCGAAGCGACTGTAGGGATCGCACCGCTGAAAGACACCGACGCCCTGAAGTACGCCATGCCGACGAAGGTGTACGAGTACATGGCCTGTGGCCTCCCAACGCTCGTGACTGGAGGGGATCACATCGAGTGGTTCGTTAGGGAGTCCGGTGGGGGTGTACACGTTGAGAACGACCCTGAAAGAATCGCCGAGGCGCTCGACGAACTGCTGGGTGATCAGGCGTACCGAGACGAGCTCGCCGCCCGAGGTCACGACTACGTCGTCGAGCACTACACGCGAGACGAGATTGCACGTCGACTGAGCGATGAATTGGTAGAGGTCGTCGGGGCGAACGATGCCACTAGTACGGGATTGTCCCGTCAGCACACCGAGACCGCCCGCTGA